The following proteins are co-located in the Pan troglodytes isolate AG18354 chromosome 5, NHGRI_mPanTro3-v2.0_pri, whole genome shotgun sequence genome:
- the ABRACL gene encoding costars family protein ABRACL, with protein sequence MNVDHEVNLLVEEIHRLGSKNADGKLSVKFGVLFRDDKCANLFEALVGTLKAAKRRKIVTYPGELLLQGVHDDVDIILLQD encoded by the exons ATGaatgtggatcatgaggttaacCTCTTAGTGGAGGAAATTCATCGTTTGGGTTCAAAAA ATGCTGATGGAAAGTTAAGCGTGAAATTTGGGGTCCTCTTCCGTGATGATAAATGTGCCAACCTCTTTGAAGCATTGGTAGGAACTCTCAAAGCTGCAAAACGAAGGAAGATTGTAACATATCCAGGAGAGCTGCTTCTGCAAGGTGTTCATGATGATGTTGACATTATATTACTGCAAGATTAA